In the genome of Myxococcus stipitatus, one region contains:
- a CDS encoding myxosortase-dependent M36 family metallopeptidase codes for MRRLVAKLSGMALVLSGTGSMARTLPNYDAYLEAMPTARTSLSRLKPKDADTQVGVTHRDSLTGAPRFVWAHGQGGGEARAKLRQRYEGMAPGTAALTQLNDYSDLYGVPSFEAAGARVSAVRELGQGVKVVTVAQEVAGIEVFRHNLQLLMNQANEVVTISGSLSPHVSSTKASEKLRFTLPATSAIALAYEDLTGKPLDGSLLTGVKSAKKGGRYSHFDLAMYARPLEEGLVAPARSKQVYYVLRDALLPAYYLELETGREGSVESDTYSYVISAQDGRVLSRKNLREDAAFSYRVFADATPPFTPHDGPAGTTATPHPTGTPTVFTPAFVAPSLVTLQNAPFSQNDPWLPADATETSGNNVDAYADLVTPNGYGAGDLRPVVTAPGVFDRTMQFDIAPNANAEQIAAATTSLFFVNNWLHDWFYDSGFDELAGNAQRDNYGRGGEAGDPVIAQAQDYGGVNNANMSTPADGASPQMQMYLFNGVRRAVLTVNAPSTVAGDVAPGVAYQLGPQTFDTTGDVVISQDPANPAGPLTTDACSPLTNAAEVNGKIAFIDVGSCTLLTKITNAQAAGAAGVLFASDVSDWRANISGTSAAITIPSMRITRAEGNRIRNAEGLNVRMFREPTLQQDGTIDNIIVAHEWGHYMSNRLIQDAAGLVNNQGRAMGEGWADFTALLMVTRAEDIEVPSNANWNGAYGAAEYATRGNSPASAFFGIRRVTYSSDMTKNALTFRHIADSSALPTTAPTIPGSPNSQVHNSGEVWATMLWEVYTSLLRAHPFAEAQARMKRYLTLGYMQTPYAPTYLEARDAILAGAYVNDPEDAQRIWVAFAKRGAGVDAVAPPSSSRNHEGVVESFRLGASLRMVSAILADDLPTGSCDRDGVLDNGETGRIIITMTNIGSAPARDASATVTSRTRGVSIGNGGALRFPEIPPFGEVTVAIPVTLSGAAPSTTAEFILAFRDEHQATPGDVIETLYALTNQDEAPGTTKVETVQSNIATIPWEFESSEDPRLNEWYFGYAYVDDDKLNRGFHGRDVAVPSDFWLKTPPLQVSATEPFVVTFEHAYQFETNQTNLRNYDGAVIEITQDEGATWTDIGTPLYGGVLYNVPEGTNPLKGRNALVNVSPNFPSLMAATLDLGTAYAGQTVQIRFRIGTDDGTGAEGWTLDNLAFRGIDNTPFTGFVADNNVCVNRPPVANAGPDLTVDERTPVTVAGSGTDADGNPLTYTWTQTTGPAVVLAGTDTPTVTFTAPDVPADRDIVLRLRVSDGTLATTDTVTVRVRNVNRAPTVNAGVDASVDERSSVTLSGSASDVDGDGLSYLWTQIAGPPVALAGYTAASATFTAPEVTFDTTLTFRLAVSDGKVSVNDTVDVVVRHVNRPPVVTASSVSVDERSTASLLASASDADGDALTYTWTQVSGSPVALENANTATASFATGEVAANTVLGFRVTVSDGTAEASHDVTVDVRHVNRAPTVNAGLDGSVNERAQATLSGSASDADGDSLTYTWVQMAGTPVALSNATSAVATFIAPETVTGETLTFRLSVSDGSALASDTVDVQVSPVNRAPVVTASPTSANERSTVSVTATGADPDGDSLTYSWERIAGPQVTLENANTATVSFATGEVTTDTVVTLRVTVSDGATTASHDVAVTVLNVNRAPTADAGTDGTVVAREQYTLAGTANDADGDSLTYAWVQTSGTPVALADATRLNASFTAPEGSGTLTFRLLVSDGVHTVSDSVDVVVSGDNRLPVVTASAVTADERTTVSLVAQATDPDGDALTYAWSQVHGDPVTLENANTATASFRAGEVSANAVLTFRVTVSDGTNNVSRDVTVTLRNVNRAPVANAGAAATAQSGATVTLNGSASSDPDGTAVTYQWTQVSGPSVALSSATVAQPTFTAPTVTAERDLVFSLVVSDGTASSAASLVVVTITSVPVPNREPVALARIIVNGDQTSMTLDGSGSSDADGDALTYKWEQTSGPRVTLNETNKAVISVDVPDLDGGSATFTFKLTVTDTKNASNSATAQATASPEEEGGCSATGSGAPMGMMALALLSLLHRRRRSN; via the coding sequence GTGAGAAGGTTGGTTGCCAAGCTGTCAGGCATGGCGCTGGTGCTTTCGGGCACCGGCTCCATGGCCCGGACACTTCCGAACTACGACGCATATCTCGAGGCGATGCCCACGGCCCGTACGTCCCTGAGCCGCCTCAAGCCCAAGGACGCTGACACGCAGGTGGGTGTCACGCATCGGGACTCGCTGACGGGTGCGCCTCGCTTCGTGTGGGCACACGGTCAGGGTGGTGGCGAGGCCCGGGCGAAGCTGCGCCAGCGGTACGAAGGCATGGCGCCCGGGACGGCCGCGCTCACGCAGCTCAACGACTACTCGGACCTGTATGGCGTCCCGTCGTTCGAGGCGGCGGGGGCTCGGGTCTCCGCGGTGCGTGAGCTGGGGCAGGGGGTGAAGGTCGTCACGGTGGCGCAGGAGGTCGCGGGCATCGAGGTGTTCCGCCACAACCTCCAGCTGCTGATGAACCAGGCGAACGAGGTGGTGACCATCTCGGGCTCGCTGTCGCCCCATGTGTCGTCGACGAAGGCCAGTGAGAAGCTTCGATTCACGCTGCCGGCGACCTCCGCCATTGCCCTGGCCTACGAAGACCTCACCGGGAAGCCGCTCGACGGCAGCCTGCTGACGGGCGTGAAGAGCGCGAAGAAGGGCGGGCGCTACTCGCACTTCGACCTGGCGATGTATGCGCGGCCGCTGGAGGAGGGGCTGGTCGCTCCCGCGCGCTCGAAGCAGGTCTACTACGTGCTCCGGGACGCGCTGCTCCCCGCGTACTACCTGGAGCTGGAGACGGGCCGAGAGGGCAGCGTCGAGTCGGACACCTACTCGTACGTCATCTCCGCGCAGGATGGCCGGGTGCTGTCGCGCAAGAACCTGCGCGAGGACGCGGCCTTCAGCTACCGCGTCTTCGCGGACGCCACGCCCCCCTTCACGCCCCATGACGGCCCCGCGGGCACCACCGCCACGCCGCATCCGACGGGCACGCCCACGGTCTTCACCCCCGCGTTCGTCGCGCCGTCGCTGGTCACCTTGCAGAACGCTCCGTTCAGCCAGAACGACCCCTGGCTGCCCGCGGACGCCACGGAGACCTCCGGCAACAACGTGGATGCGTACGCGGACCTCGTCACCCCGAATGGCTACGGGGCGGGAGACCTCCGGCCCGTCGTCACCGCGCCGGGCGTGTTCGACCGGACGATGCAGTTCGACATCGCGCCGAACGCCAACGCCGAACAGATCGCCGCGGCGACCACCAGCCTGTTCTTCGTGAACAACTGGCTGCATGACTGGTTCTACGACTCCGGCTTCGACGAGCTCGCGGGCAATGCCCAGCGCGACAACTACGGCCGGGGAGGGGAGGCGGGAGACCCGGTCATCGCGCAGGCCCAGGACTACGGCGGTGTGAACAACGCCAACATGTCCACGCCGGCGGATGGTGCCTCGCCGCAGATGCAGATGTACCTCTTCAACGGGGTGCGGCGCGCCGTGTTGACGGTGAACGCGCCCTCGACTGTCGCGGGGGATGTCGCGCCGGGTGTCGCGTACCAGCTCGGCCCCCAGACGTTCGACACCACGGGCGACGTGGTCATCTCGCAGGACCCCGCGAACCCCGCGGGCCCGCTCACCACGGATGCCTGCTCTCCGCTGACCAACGCCGCGGAGGTGAATGGAAAGATTGCCTTCATCGACGTGGGCTCCTGCACCTTGCTCACGAAGATCACCAACGCACAGGCCGCTGGCGCCGCGGGTGTCCTCTTCGCCAGTGACGTGTCCGACTGGCGGGCGAACATCTCCGGGACGTCGGCCGCCATCACCATCCCCTCGATGCGTATCACGCGGGCCGAAGGCAACCGCATCCGCAACGCCGAGGGCCTGAACGTGCGGATGTTCCGGGAGCCGACCCTCCAGCAGGACGGCACCATCGACAACATCATCGTCGCGCACGAGTGGGGCCACTACATGAGCAACCGCCTCATCCAGGATGCGGCGGGCCTGGTCAACAACCAGGGACGCGCCATGGGCGAGGGCTGGGCGGACTTCACCGCCCTGCTGATGGTGACGCGCGCGGAGGACATCGAGGTCCCCTCGAACGCGAACTGGAATGGTGCATATGGCGCGGCGGAGTACGCCACGCGCGGCAACTCGCCGGCCAGCGCCTTCTTCGGCATCCGTCGCGTGACGTACTCGTCGGACATGACGAAGAACGCGCTGACGTTCCGCCACATCGCGGACTCGTCCGCGTTGCCGACGACCGCGCCCACCATCCCCGGCAGCCCCAACTCGCAGGTCCACAACTCCGGTGAGGTGTGGGCGACGATGCTCTGGGAGGTCTATACGTCGCTGCTGCGCGCGCATCCATTCGCGGAGGCGCAGGCGCGCATGAAGCGCTACCTGACGCTGGGCTACATGCAGACGCCCTACGCGCCGACGTACCTGGAAGCGCGTGACGCCATCCTCGCGGGGGCCTACGTCAACGACCCCGAGGATGCCCAGCGCATCTGGGTGGCCTTCGCCAAGCGCGGCGCCGGTGTCGACGCCGTGGCGCCTCCGTCCAGCTCCCGCAACCACGAAGGCGTGGTGGAGAGCTTCCGCCTGGGGGCCTCGCTGCGGATGGTGTCCGCGATTCTCGCCGATGACCTGCCGACCGGCTCGTGTGACCGGGACGGGGTCCTCGACAATGGGGAGACGGGCCGCATCATCATCACGATGACCAACATCGGCTCGGCGCCCGCGCGGGATGCTTCCGCGACGGTGACGTCCCGGACGCGCGGGGTCTCCATTGGAAACGGTGGGGCGCTCCGCTTCCCGGAGATTCCTCCCTTCGGGGAGGTGACGGTCGCCATTCCGGTGACGCTGTCGGGGGCCGCGCCGTCCACGACGGCGGAGTTCATCCTGGCCTTCCGCGACGAGCACCAGGCCACGCCGGGCGATGTCATCGAGACGCTGTATGCGCTGACGAACCAGGACGAGGCACCCGGCACCACGAAGGTCGAGACCGTCCAGTCCAACATCGCGACGATTCCGTGGGAGTTCGAGTCGAGCGAGGACCCTCGGCTCAACGAGTGGTACTTCGGCTACGCCTACGTCGACGACGACAAGCTCAACCGGGGCTTCCATGGCCGGGACGTGGCGGTGCCCTCGGACTTCTGGCTGAAGACGCCGCCGCTGCAGGTGAGCGCGACCGAGCCGTTCGTCGTCACCTTCGAGCACGCGTACCAGTTCGAGACGAACCAGACCAATCTCCGGAATTACGACGGCGCCGTCATCGAAATCACCCAGGATGAAGGCGCGACGTGGACGGACATCGGCACGCCGCTCTACGGGGGCGTGCTGTACAACGTCCCGGAAGGCACGAATCCGCTGAAGGGGCGCAACGCCCTGGTGAACGTGTCTCCCAACTTCCCCAGCCTCATGGCGGCGACGTTGGACCTGGGCACCGCCTACGCGGGCCAGACCGTGCAGATCCGCTTCCGCATCGGCACCGACGACGGCACGGGCGCGGAGGGCTGGACGCTGGACAACCTGGCCTTCCGAGGCATCGACAACACGCCGTTCACGGGCTTCGTGGCGGACAACAACGTGTGTGTGAACCGCCCGCCGGTCGCGAACGCCGGGCCGGACCTGACGGTGGATGAGCGCACGCCTGTCACCGTCGCCGGCAGCGGCACGGACGCCGACGGCAACCCGCTCACCTATACGTGGACGCAGACGACGGGACCGGCGGTCGTGCTGGCTGGAACGGATACGCCGACCGTCACGTTCACCGCCCCGGACGTGCCCGCGGACCGGGACATCGTCCTGCGGCTGCGCGTCTCGGACGGGACCCTGGCGACCACGGACACCGTGACGGTGCGCGTGCGCAACGTCAATCGGGCTCCGACGGTGAACGCCGGGGTGGATGCCTCGGTCGACGAGCGCAGCTCCGTCACCTTGTCCGGCTCCGCGAGCGACGTGGACGGTGATGGACTCTCGTACCTGTGGACGCAGATCGCGGGCCCGCCGGTCGCGCTGGCTGGCTACACGGCGGCCTCGGCCACGTTCACCGCTCCCGAGGTGACCTTCGACACGACGCTCACGTTCCGCCTCGCCGTGTCCGACGGCAAGGTCAGCGTGAATGACACCGTCGATGTCGTCGTCCGGCACGTGAACCGCCCGCCGGTGGTGACGGCGTCGTCGGTGTCCGTGGATGAGCGAAGCACGGCCAGCCTCCTGGCCTCGGCCTCCGACGCGGACGGCGACGCGCTGACGTACACCTGGACCCAGGTCTCGGGTTCGCCCGTGGCGCTGGAGAACGCCAACACCGCGACGGCCTCCTTCGCGACGGGAGAGGTGGCCGCCAACACGGTCCTTGGCTTCCGGGTGACGGTGTCCGATGGCACGGCGGAGGCGTCGCATGACGTGACGGTGGACGTGCGCCACGTCAATCGCGCGCCGACGGTCAACGCGGGCCTGGATGGCTCGGTGAACGAGCGGGCCCAGGCGACGCTGAGCGGATCGGCGAGCGACGCGGATGGAGACAGCCTGACGTACACCTGGGTGCAGATGGCGGGCACGCCGGTGGCCCTCTCCAACGCCACGTCGGCGGTGGCCACGTTCATCGCGCCCGAGACGGTCACGGGCGAGACGCTGACCTTCCGCCTCTCCGTGAGCGATGGCAGCGCTCTTGCGAGCGACACGGTGGATGTGCAGGTGTCCCCGGTGAATCGCGCGCCGGTGGTGACGGCTTCGCCCACGTCGGCCAACGAGCGGAGCACTGTCTCCGTCACCGCCACGGGGGCCGACCCCGATGGCGATTCGCTGACCTACTCCTGGGAGCGCATCGCCGGTCCGCAGGTGACGCTGGAGAACGCCAACACCGCGACGGTCTCGTTCGCGACGGGCGAGGTGACAACCGACACGGTCGTTACCCTGCGCGTCACGGTGAGCGATGGCGCGACGACGGCGTCGCATGACGTGGCCGTGACGGTGCTCAACGTCAACCGTGCTCCGACGGCGGACGCGGGGACGGACGGAACCGTGGTCGCGCGCGAGCAGTACACGCTCGCGGGCACGGCGAACGACGCGGATGGCGACAGCCTCACGTACGCCTGGGTGCAGACGTCCGGCACTCCCGTGGCGCTGGCGGATGCGACCCGCCTGAATGCTTCGTTCACCGCACCGGAGGGCTCCGGGACGCTGACGTTCCGGCTCCTGGTGAGCGATGGCGTGCATACGGTGAGCGACTCGGTGGACGTGGTCGTCTCGGGTGACAACCGCCTGCCCGTGGTGACCGCCTCCGCGGTGACGGCCGATGAGCGGACCACCGTGTCCCTCGTGGCGCAGGCCACGGACCCGGATGGCGATGCACTGACGTACGCGTGGAGCCAGGTGCACGGCGATCCGGTCACCCTGGAGAACGCCAACACCGCGACCGCGTCGTTCCGGGCTGGTGAGGTGAGCGCCAACGCGGTGCTCACGTTCCGCGTGACGGTGTCCGATGGCACGAACAACGTGAGCAGGGATGTGACAGTCACCCTGCGCAACGTGAATCGTGCGCCTGTCGCGAACGCGGGAGCCGCGGCGACGGCCCAGTCGGGTGCCACCGTGACGCTCAATGGCAGCGCGAGCAGCGACCCCGATGGCACCGCCGTGACGTATCAGTGGACCCAGGTCAGCGGCCCGTCGGTGGCGCTGTCCAGTGCCACCGTGGCGCAGCCGACGTTCACCGCGCCGACGGTGACGGCGGAGCGCGACCTGGTGTTCAGCCTGGTGGTGAGCGATGGCACGGCCAGCAGCGCGGCCTCGCTGGTGGTCGTCACCATCACCTCCGTGCCCGTGCCGAACCGGGAGCCGGTGGCGCTGGCTCGCATCATCGTCAATGGGGACCAGACGTCGATGACGCTCGACGGCTCGGGCTCCAGTGACGCGGATGGCGATGCGCTCACGTACAAGTGGGAGCAGACGAGTGGCCCGCGCGTGACGCTCAACGAGACGAACAAGGCGGTCATCAGCGTCGATGTCCCCGACCTCGATGGTGGCAGCGCCACGTTCACCTTCAAGCTGACGGTGACGGACACCAAGAACGCCAGCAACAGCGCCACGGCGCAGGCCACTGCGTCTCCGGAAGAGGAGGGTGGTTGCTCGGCGACCGGCTCGGGTGCTCCGATGGGGATGATGGCGCTGGCGCTGCTCAGCCTGCTGCACCGCCGCCGCCGTTCGAACTGA
- a CDS encoding GFA family protein: MNQGGCFCGAIRYEVTAPMTAVTYCHCSKCRKWHGHVGAYSAVDREGFRLTESRGLKWHPVSASAKRGFCVECGSSVLFDDSSDTRKTSICVGTLDAPTGLRGKAHIYVGSKSDYYELTDDLLKYDTFPQR, translated from the coding sequence ATGAACCAGGGCGGCTGCTTCTGCGGTGCGATTCGATACGAAGTGACGGCGCCGATGACGGCGGTGACGTACTGCCACTGCTCGAAGTGCCGGAAGTGGCATGGGCACGTCGGGGCCTACTCCGCGGTGGATCGCGAGGGCTTCCGACTGACGGAGTCTCGGGGCCTCAAGTGGCACCCCGTTTCCGCCTCGGCGAAGCGCGGCTTCTGCGTCGAGTGCGGCTCCAGCGTGCTCTTCGACGACAGCTCCGACACACGGAAGACATCCATCTGCGTCGGCACGCTCGATGCGCCCACGGGCCTGCGTGGCAAGGCCCACATCTACGTGGGCAGCAAGAGCGACTACTACGAGCTCACCGACGACTTGCTGAAGTACGACACCTTTCCCCAGCGGTGA
- a CDS encoding S1 RNA-binding domain-containing protein, translated as MGPKKPKATFGDVMLGIPSGGSGRGEGGGRSGGGGRGGERGGSGQGRDAQPRPEGGAPREDRRPPRGGGERRGGGGGERRPSGPMVVVKRATGAIETRGPAGESPAEGTATAEATTAAAEASASAPAPRPVTPTPAPTSALYEEVPESESFAEMFEAQAKEGGAPGRRGVRLGEKVKGTIFQLGADTAFVSLEGASKSEAMIELRELKDDEGILRFGVGDSLEAHVIEVGAKGIVLSRALAKGSASMAMLAEARASGMPVEGMVLSVNKGGVEVAIGDVRAFCPISQLDLRYVEKPDQFIGEKLKFRVTEVRDRNVVLSRRSLLEDEQRQLATETRKNLAEGRVVKGKVTGVRDFGAFVDLGGVEGMIPVSELSYTRVGHPSDVLKVGDDVEVEILRMEAAQPNSPDKAKQKERITLSMRSRQEDPFKKALSEIKEGDRLQGKVVRLQQFGAFVELRPGVDGLVHISALSDRRIAHPRDVVQVGETVWVAVEKIDANEKRIGLRRITEEEAQRPPEERQAPVAAEKAAAPAAPAAPRPKVGQVVVGKIDRIEPYGVFLAFPGGKGLLPASETGTERGTDMRKHFALGQEVKVAILDIDASGKIRLSVTAAVRAEERAEVEAWQKTQQPQGAGKKGFGTFADLFSKSGK; from the coding sequence ATGGGCCCCAAGAAGCCGAAGGCGACTTTCGGCGACGTGATGCTCGGCATCCCCTCGGGCGGCAGCGGCCGTGGCGAGGGCGGAGGCCGTAGCGGTGGCGGCGGTCGCGGTGGCGAGCGCGGCGGTTCCGGCCAGGGCCGCGACGCGCAGCCGCGTCCCGAGGGTGGGGCTCCGCGCGAGGATCGCCGTCCTCCCCGAGGCGGTGGAGAGCGCCGGGGTGGTGGCGGTGGCGAGCGCCGGCCGTCCGGTCCGATGGTCGTCGTGAAGCGCGCGACGGGTGCCATCGAGACGCGCGGGCCCGCGGGCGAGTCCCCCGCCGAGGGCACCGCGACGGCGGAGGCCACGACGGCCGCGGCGGAGGCGTCTGCTTCCGCGCCCGCACCGCGTCCCGTGACGCCGACGCCGGCTCCGACCTCCGCGCTGTACGAGGAGGTCCCCGAGTCCGAGTCCTTCGCCGAGATGTTCGAGGCGCAGGCCAAGGAGGGTGGGGCTCCGGGCCGCCGGGGCGTGCGCCTGGGCGAGAAGGTCAAGGGCACCATCTTCCAGCTCGGCGCGGACACCGCGTTCGTGTCGCTGGAGGGCGCGTCCAAGAGCGAGGCGATGATCGAGCTGCGCGAGCTCAAGGACGACGAGGGCATCCTGCGCTTCGGTGTCGGTGACAGCCTGGAGGCGCACGTCATCGAGGTGGGCGCCAAGGGCATCGTCCTGAGCCGCGCGCTGGCCAAGGGCAGCGCGTCCATGGCGATGCTGGCCGAGGCTCGCGCGTCGGGCATGCCCGTCGAGGGCATGGTGCTGAGCGTGAACAAGGGCGGCGTGGAGGTCGCCATTGGCGACGTGCGCGCCTTCTGCCCCATCAGCCAGCTGGACCTGCGCTACGTCGAGAAGCCGGACCAGTTCATCGGCGAGAAGCTCAAGTTCCGCGTCACCGAGGTTCGGGACCGCAACGTCGTGCTGTCGCGCCGCTCGCTGCTCGAGGATGAGCAGCGTCAGCTCGCCACCGAGACGCGCAAGAACCTGGCCGAGGGCCGTGTCGTCAAGGGCAAGGTCACCGGCGTGCGCGACTTCGGCGCGTTCGTGGACCTGGGCGGCGTCGAGGGCATGATTCCCGTCTCCGAGCTTTCGTACACGCGCGTGGGGCACCCCAGCGACGTGCTGAAGGTCGGCGATGACGTCGAGGTGGAGATCCTGCGCATGGAGGCCGCGCAGCCGAACTCGCCCGACAAGGCGAAGCAGAAGGAGCGCATCACGCTGTCCATGCGCTCGCGCCAGGAGGACCCGTTCAAGAAGGCGCTCTCCGAGATCAAGGAAGGCGACCGTCTGCAGGGCAAGGTCGTCCGGCTCCAGCAGTTCGGCGCGTTCGTGGAGCTGCGTCCGGGCGTGGATGGCCTGGTGCACATCTCCGCGCTGAGCGACCGCCGCATCGCGCACCCGCGCGACGTCGTCCAGGTGGGCGAGACCGTCTGGGTCGCCGTCGAGAAGATCGACGCGAACGAGAAGCGCATCGGCCTGCGCCGCATCACCGAGGAAGAGGCGCAGCGTCCTCCCGAGGAGCGTCAGGCTCCCGTGGCGGCGGAGAAGGCCGCGGCGCCCGCGGCTCCGGCCGCGCCGCGTCCCAAGGTGGGCCAGGTCGTCGTGGGCAAGATCGACCGCATCGAGCCCTACGGCGTGTTCCTCGCGTTCCCGGGCGGCAAGGGTCTGCTCCCCGCGAGCGAGACGGGCACCGAGCGCGGCACGGACATGCGCAAGCACTTCGCGCTGGGCCAGGAGGTGAAGGTGGCGATTCTCGACATCGACGCCTCCGGCAAGATTCGTCTGTCCGTCACCGCCGCGGTGCGCGCGGAAGAGCGCGCCGAGGTGGAGGCGTGGCAGAAGACGCAGCAGCCGCAGGGCGCGGGCAAGAAGGGCTTCGGCACGTTCGCCGACCTCTTCAGCAAGTCCGGCAAGTGA
- the murJ gene encoding murein biosynthesis integral membrane protein MurJ, producing the protein MTASAPEPSPPPPAAPTPRPERSGGRGALLVATGILASRLMGLVRERVFAHYLGNADAAAIFKAALRIPNFLQNLFGEGVLSGSFIPVYAQLLGRKDTEEADRVAGAVFGLLALATAVLVGAGMLFTPFFVDLVAPGFTGEDHALAVRVVRILFPGTGFLVLSAWCLGILNSHRRFLLSYLAPVVWNGAIIVTLLLAGGRYTEGPLVEVLAYGVVAGSFLQFAVQVPSVLRLLGRFRPSLSTAAEPVRQVLKNFGPVVLGRGVVQFSSWVDTAFATLISVRAMSSLVYAQTLYLIPVSLFGMAVSAAELPELARATGGSKEEAAAKLRQRIDAGARRIAFWVVPSAAAFLFLGDMVAAALLQTGRFDAADSRYLWYLLMGASVGLVASTVGRLYASAFYALKDPKTPLRFAVVRVSVGTLAAWGLGLHLPEWLGLPPHLGAMGLTLSSGLVAWLESSLLRHKLVKQVGPVGVPRGLLPRLWFAAGVGGLVALGVKLALTSTLGPMPGVQAEWGGGVLSPPRLHPILGFVAVAIPMGGLYFAVAAALGVPEAGAVFRKVTSRLRRAR; encoded by the coding sequence GTGACTGCCTCCGCGCCCGAGCCTTCTCCGCCGCCTCCCGCCGCCCCGACTCCTCGGCCCGAGCGCTCCGGAGGGCGCGGCGCGCTGCTCGTCGCCACGGGCATCCTGGCCTCGCGGCTCATGGGGCTGGTGCGCGAGCGGGTCTTCGCGCACTACCTGGGCAACGCGGATGCGGCCGCCATCTTCAAGGCCGCGTTGCGCATCCCCAACTTCCTGCAGAACCTGTTCGGCGAGGGCGTCCTCTCCGGCTCGTTCATCCCCGTCTATGCGCAGCTGTTGGGACGCAAGGACACGGAGGAGGCGGACCGCGTCGCGGGCGCGGTGTTCGGCCTGCTGGCGCTGGCGACGGCGGTGCTCGTGGGCGCGGGCATGCTGTTCACGCCGTTCTTCGTGGACCTGGTCGCGCCGGGCTTCACCGGTGAGGACCACGCGCTGGCCGTCCGCGTGGTGCGCATCCTCTTTCCGGGCACGGGCTTCCTGGTGCTGAGCGCCTGGTGTCTGGGCATCCTCAACAGCCACCGCCGCTTCCTCTTGTCCTACCTGGCGCCGGTGGTCTGGAACGGGGCCATCATCGTCACGCTGCTCCTCGCCGGGGGCCGCTACACCGAAGGCCCGCTCGTGGAGGTGCTGGCCTACGGCGTCGTCGCGGGCAGCTTCCTCCAGTTCGCCGTGCAGGTGCCGAGCGTGCTGCGGCTGCTGGGGCGCTTCCGGCCGTCGCTGTCCACCGCGGCGGAGCCCGTGCGCCAGGTGCTGAAGAACTTTGGCCCCGTGGTGCTGGGGCGCGGGGTGGTGCAGTTCAGCTCGTGGGTGGACACGGCCTTCGCCACGCTCATCTCCGTGCGCGCGATGTCCTCGCTCGTCTACGCGCAGACGCTCTACCTCATCCCGGTGAGCCTCTTCGGCATGGCGGTGTCGGCGGCGGAGCTGCCCGAGCTGGCGCGCGCGACGGGGGGCTCGAAGGAGGAGGCCGCCGCGAAGCTGCGGCAGCGAATCGACGCCGGCGCCCGACGCATCGCCTTCTGGGTCGTGCCCTCAGCGGCGGCCTTCCTCTTCCTCGGCGACATGGTGGCCGCGGCGCTGCTGCAGACGGGCCGCTTCGACGCGGCGGACTCGCGCTACCTCTGGTACCTGCTGATGGGCGCGTCCGTGGGGCTGGTGGCCTCCACCGTGGGGCGCCTCTATGCCTCCGCCTTCTATGCGCTGAAGGACCCGAAGACGCCCCTGCGCTTCGCCGTCGTCCGCGTCTCGGTGGGGACGCTGGCCGCCTGGGGCCTGGGGCTCCACCTCCCGGAGTGGCTGGGCCTTCCCCCGCACCTGGGCGCCATGGGCCTCACCCTGTCCAGCGGCCTGGTGGCGTGGCTGGAGTCCTCGCTGTTGCGCCACAAGCTGGTGAAGCAGGTGGGGCCGGTGGGCGTGCCCCGAGGGCTGCTGCCTCGGCTGTGGTTCGCGGCCGGGGTGGGGGGGCTTGTGGCCCTGGGCGTGAAGCTGGCGCTCACCAGCACCCTGGGCCCCATGCCGGGAGTGCAAGCGGAGTGGGGGGGCGGGGTCCTGTCGCCTCCACGCCTGCACCCCATCCTGGGGTTTGTCGCCGTCGCGATTCCCATGGGCGGCCTCTATTTCGCGGTGGCCGCCGCGCTGGGGGTCCCCGAGGCCGGGGCCGTGTTCCGCAAGGTGACGAGCCGCTTGCGCCGGGCCCGCTAA
- a CDS encoding ferritin, with product MAETPDSDLDDVARIRRVLARELETINEYESFARASSHPEVKAFFLHLASEEKEHVFEAVHMLRMLDTGQDTHFASPIAPGHFQQAVAGAPTAPAQVHVPAPAPAPAAIPARTPTEPLTSLPPQRLIYGLPAPPPSAESHPLTVGSLRRGGGGRGGNR from the coding sequence ATGGCCGAAACCCCGGACAGCGACCTGGACGACGTGGCGCGCATCCGCCGCGTGTTGGCGCGTGAGCTCGAGACCATCAACGAGTACGAGTCTTTTGCTCGCGCCTCCTCCCACCCCGAGGTGAAGGCGTTCTTCCTCCACCTCGCGAGCGAGGAGAAGGAGCACGTCTTCGAGGCGGTCCACATGCTGCGCATGCTGGACACCGGCCAGGACACGCACTTCGCCAGCCCCATCGCCCCGGGGCACTTCCAGCAGGCCGTCGCGGGGGCGCCGACCGCTCCCGCGCAGGTCCACGTGCCCGCGCCGGCCCCGGCGCCCGCCGCGATTCCGGCCCGTACGCCGACCGAGCCGCTCACCTCGCTTCCCCCGCAGCGCCTCATCTACGGCCTGCCGGCTCCCCCGCCCTCCGCGGAATCCCACCCCCTCACGGTGGGCTCGCTTCGCCGCGGTGGCGGCGGGCGCGGTGGCAATCGTTGA